The Edaphobacter flagellatus sequence GCCGTATGAAATTCTTGGCCGCGTCGGCAGCGGCGGCATGGGACTCGTTTTTCGTGCCTGGGATGAACGCCTCCATCGCGAGGTCGCCATTAAGCTCGTGCGCGACAGCTACCACGTGCCCGGCATGCGCGAGCGATTCCTTCAGGAAGCACGCGCAGCCTCGCGTCTCAACCACCCCAACATCTGCACCATCTTCGATATCGGCGAGCAGGACGGCACTCCCTACCTCGTCATGGAGCTGCTCGAAGGCGAGACCCTCAAAGAGCGCATCGCCCACCGGGCCCTTTCCTCTGAAGAAATCGTCACCTATGCCCGCGAAGTCTCCGATGCCCTCGCCGCCGCGCACGCCAAAGGCATCGTGCACCGCGATATCAAGCCGGCCAATATCTTCCTCGTCAAAAAAAATGGAAGCCCAACCCAGGCAAAGGTTCTCGATTTCGGTCTGGCCAAGGTCGGCCGACCCGCCATACGCACCATCCGGCCCATGCTCACCGAAGGAGACCCCGGCCGCCACATGGACGATGACCTCTCGCACCTGAGCCTCACCGTCGAAGGCGTCACCGTTGGCACCGTCTCCTATATGTCGCCCGAGCAGGCACGCGGGCATGTTCTTGATGCTCGCTCCGACCTCTTCTCTCTTGGCGTCGTCATGTACGAGATGGCCACACGCCATACGCCTTTCAGCGGAACCAACAGCACGCAGGTCTTCGTGCAGATCCTCGAGCACGACCCTGAGCCCGTCCGCAATTGGAACGATTCCATCTCGCGCGATCTCGAGCGTGTCATCCTCAAGCTCCTCTCAAAAGACAAGAGAAAGCGATACCAGACCGCCCGCGAACTGAGCGCAACTTTGGAACGCCTCTCTGGCAGAATGACCAAAGGAACCTGGTTGAAGAAGGGGCTTCCCGCTCCTGTGCCCATCGTTCCGTCCTTCGAGCCGGTTGCGCGCAATCGCCGTCGCGTACGACGTGATAGTGGACCAGAAATCATTGCCGTACCCCGCGATCCCAAACCCAGCTCAGGCGGCATCTTTATCAAGCCGCTTCGCATTCAGCCGCAGGATCTGCCTCCACGTCAGGCAATAACCGCGGCTGCGGCTACGACCGCCGTATTGGCTACGGGAAGCTCCTCCGTCAGCCACGCAAACGACGCATCGTCGAGTAACGAATCGTCTGCCCTGTCGCGCTCCGCCTCAGGCATGACGCAATTCGAGTTTGGCCTAGGTGAAAGCCCTTTTCCTGAGCATGAACCCTCCCACGCTGCCGAGAGCGTCGCCGCTTCAAAGCGATGGATGCCAAAGGCAGCTGCCGTGGTTATCGCCATCGCACTTGCAGTAGCAGGCATGGCCGTCATACGAGAAGTCCATCTAAGCTCGGCTGCCTTGGGCCCTAAAGACGCATTGCTGCTAACACCGCTTCAGGACAAAACCGGAGAATCGCTAGGCGGTCCCGTCCTTGAAGGGCTTGAACTTTCTCTCGCGCAATCTCCCACTCTTAGCCTGCAGGGCGAAGAAGCCTACCAGGCAGGACTACGCAGTATCGCGTTGGAGGCCAACAGCGCGTCGGCTGAAAAAACATCCCCACGCATCGTTGCGCAAAGAACAGGCGCGAAGGCCTATCTCTATGGCGAAATCGCGCACAGCCAGCAGGGCTCGCCATACATCATCCGCATCGATGCGCTCCGTTCCGACTCCAACGACAGATTGCTCAGCATCACCGAGCAGGCTGGTTCGCAGAATGAGATACCGGCTGCAATCGATCGCCTTGCACACAAGCTCCGTTCCGAATTCGGTGAGAGTAAAGCATCCATCGCCGACTCCAGCGAGCCTCTCAGCCGTCAGGCCTCCGCAAACATGGCCGCACTCAAGGCATACTCCGGCGCCGACACCGATTTCGAAGCCGGCCGTACTCTCGATGCCCTCGCCGCATACCGGCAGGCAGCTGCATCCGACGATCAGTTCGCACAGGCTCATCTAAAGCTGGCGTGGCTCTATCAGGCACAACACGCCGAAGTCGCTGCCGCGGATGAAGCAAAGCGGGCACAGGCCGCTGCACGAAGCGGAGACCAGCATCTTCGTCTTCTTACCCGGTTCTGCTACGAAATGCTGGCTACTGGAGACTACACGCGTGCCACCTCAACAATCCGCCAGTACAACAGCCATTATCCGGGCGATGTCGACGGCTTGATCGCACTGGCCCGCGTCCTGCATGCGCAGGGGCACTACGTCGAAGCTCTGCTCGCCGCGCAGCAGGCATACAACACGGATCCAACCCGCGCCGATGCGTATGCCGAAGCCGAGCAGGCGATGATCGGCCTCGACCGCTATAACGATGCGCTGAAGCTCGAAGCGAAAGCTACACAGCTTGGAGTCCTCTCCAATCGCATCGGCCTCATCGCCGCCTATCTCTCGCGCGGAAATAACACTGCGCTCGAAAAAGAGGATGTGGCCGCGAGTTCAACCTCTCGACCAGCAACTCCTGCGAGCCTCGCCGACTACGCATTTTATCTCGATAATCGGGGCGACCTGAGCGCAGCAGAGCAGCGATGGACAAGAGCTGCAGCCATGGCCGCTACGATTCCCGGCCTCTCTTCCGCAAGCGCCTCCATGTTGACGCAGGCTGCGCTCAACCGCGCACTTGCCAGCCGTTGCAACGACGCGATGCCTCTGCTGCAGATGGCCCATTCGCTCCCTCAAGGACCAATCACCATCTTCCGCAACGGTATGACGAACGCACTCTGCAGCAAACAGGCCGCTGTCGAACAAGCCAAGGCCGCCCTCGCAAACCTTCGCTCTAACGGCTTCGCCGGGCTTGCCTATGGCCCTCTCGAGCTTCAGGCCGCCGTCGATCTCTCCAGCAAAAACTACGCACAGGCCATTCAGACACTGGAAGAGATCGACGCGCAAAACGATCCCGCCCTGTTGCCCTATCTTCTTCAGCTCGGCTATGCGTCATCAGGCAAGCCGCAACAGGCCGCCGACAATCTGCGCGCCATCACAGAACATCGCGGTGCTGTCTATCTCTCAGGAGTCAGCCTCTACTCGCAGTCGCTTGCTGCTCTGCAGAAGCAATCTGCACTCGTAGCAACGCTACGCCACTAATCCTTCGGCTGCAGAACAGGCAGAGTGGCCTCCGCAGCAAAGTAATCGCGAATCCTCTGTGCCGTAGCTGTATTGACCACCGCCGTCAGCGCATCCGGCGTCGCCTGCCGAATCCCACGCAGGCTGCCAAAATGCTCCAACAGTCTCTGTCTCGTCCGCGGCCCCACCCCCGGAATCGCCAGCAGCTCCGAGTCACGATCTCTCATCTCGCGCCGCTTGCGATGGTACGAGATCGCAAACCGATGACTCTCGTCTCGTATCTTCTGCACCAGATGCAGCACAGGTGACCTTCGGTCCAGCACCACGGGATCGCTCTCCTGTCCGTGGACATAGATCACCTCTTCCTTCTTCGCAATCGAAGCCAGCGGCTGCAGCGTAATCCCAAGCTCATTCAAAGCATCGGCAGCGGCATGCAGTTGCCCCAGACCACCGTCGATCAGAATCAGCGAAGGAAACGGCCTCTTCTCCTCCAGCAGTTTCTTGTACCGACGATGAATAATCTCGCGCATCGAAGCAAAATCATCCACTCCCGTCACCGTGCGCACCTGAAACTTGCGATACTCCGACTTTTTCATCGCGCCGTCTTCCCACACCACCATCGACGCGACCGTCTCTGCTCCCTGTATATGCGAGATATCGAAACACTCAATCCTCTTCGGCACTTCCTCCAGCATCAACGCATCCTGCAGCGCCTCAGCAATCGCCTTCTGCGAAGGCAACAGCACGCGGAACCGTTGGTCGAAAGACTGCTTTGCGTTCTGGCACACAAGATCCACCAGCGAACGCTTCTCTCCTCGCTGCGGCGCTAGAATCTCCACGCGATGCCCCGTCCGTCCCGCCAGCATATCGGCCAGCACCGCGCGATCCGCAAAATCCACCGGAACCAGCACCGAGCGCGGCACATATCCCTGGTCCAGATAAAGCTGCTTCAGCAACGCCGAAAAGAATGCTGCAGGACTGAACGGCGCTCCAGGCTCCGTTACCGCCGCATGCTGCACCGTCGTGCTCCCTTCACCCACCTCAGGCGCGGATGCCGTCGGCGTCGGCTCCAGTCGCTGCAGATTATCCGTATCCTCTACCTCATCCGCATCGCCGAAGGTCGTCAAATCCGGCAGGTCCTCCCAAAAGAACTCGCGCCGGTCCACAATCTTTCCCGAACGCATGTGGAACAGATTCACAGCCAGCATCTCGTTTTCATAATGAAAGCCGAAGACGTCTGCATCTTCGTTCTCCGCCGTCGCAATCCTCTGCTTATCGAGCATCTGATGTACCGTCGATACCTGATCGCGCAGCCGCGCCGCCAGTTCATACTG is a genomic window containing:
- a CDS encoding serine/threonine-protein kinase, yielding MTPEVGQMFGPYEILGRVGSGGMGLVFRAWDERLHREVAIKLVRDSYHVPGMRERFLQEARAASRLNHPNICTIFDIGEQDGTPYLVMELLEGETLKERIAHRALSSEEIVTYAREVSDALAAAHAKGIVHRDIKPANIFLVKKNGSPTQAKVLDFGLAKVGRPAIRTIRPMLTEGDPGRHMDDDLSHLSLTVEGVTVGTVSYMSPEQARGHVLDARSDLFSLGVVMYEMATRHTPFSGTNSTQVFVQILEHDPEPVRNWNDSISRDLERVILKLLSKDKRKRYQTARELSATLERLSGRMTKGTWLKKGLPAPVPIVPSFEPVARNRRRVRRDSGPEIIAVPRDPKPSSGGIFIKPLRIQPQDLPPRQAITAAAATTAVLATGSSSVSHANDASSSNESSALSRSASGMTQFEFGLGESPFPEHEPSHAAESVAASKRWMPKAAAVVIAIALAVAGMAVIREVHLSSAALGPKDALLLTPLQDKTGESLGGPVLEGLELSLAQSPTLSLQGEEAYQAGLRSIALEANSASAEKTSPRIVAQRTGAKAYLYGEIAHSQQGSPYIIRIDALRSDSNDRLLSITEQAGSQNEIPAAIDRLAHKLRSEFGESKASIADSSEPLSRQASANMAALKAYSGADTDFEAGRTLDALAAYRQAAASDDQFAQAHLKLAWLYQAQHAEVAAADEAKRAQAAARSGDQHLRLLTRFCYEMLATGDYTRATSTIRQYNSHYPGDVDGLIALARVLHAQGHYVEALLAAQQAYNTDPTRADAYAEAEQAMIGLDRYNDALKLEAKATQLGVLSNRIGLIAAYLSRGNNTALEKEDVAASSTSRPATPASLADYAFYLDNRGDLSAAEQRWTRAAAMAATIPGLSSASASMLTQAALNRALASRCNDAMPLLQMAHSLPQGPITIFRNGMTNALCSKQAAVEQAKAALANLRSNGFAGLAYGPLELQAAVDLSSKNYAQAIQTLEEIDAQNDPALLPYLLQLGYASSGKPQQAADNLRAITEHRGAVYLSGVSLYSQSLAALQKQSALVATLRH
- the uvrC gene encoding excinuclease ABC subunit UvrC, giving the protein MDLYEKIRTLPTSPGCYLYKNAEGEVIYVGKAKNLRARVRSYFLEASQANAKTGTLMREAVDVDYITVANEHEALALENNLIKQRKPRFNILLRDDKTYPYIKLTMGDRYPKVFVTRRLRKDGSAYFGPYFPGNLAYRLVDLIHRSFLIPSCKVDLSRYHPRACLQYYIKRCLGPCVEGFTTPEEYRQAVRDVQLFLEGRPSELEQRLTARMQQAAEAEQYELAARLRDQVSTVHQMLDKQRIATAENEDADVFGFHYENEMLAVNLFHMRSGKIVDRREFFWEDLPDLTTFGDADEVEDTDNLQRLEPTPTASAPEVGEGSTTVQHAAVTEPGAPFSPAAFFSALLKQLYLDQGYVPRSVLVPVDFADRAVLADMLAGRTGHRVEILAPQRGEKRSLVDLVCQNAKQSFDQRFRVLLPSQKAIAEALQDALMLEEVPKRIECFDISHIQGAETVASMVVWEDGAMKKSEYRKFQVRTVTGVDDFASMREIIHRRYKKLLEEKRPFPSLILIDGGLGQLHAAADALNELGITLQPLASIAKKEEVIYVHGQESDPVVLDRRSPVLHLVQKIRDESHRFAISYHRKRREMRDRDSELLAIPGVGPRTRQRLLEHFGSLRGIRQATPDALTAVVNTATAQRIRDYFAAEATLPVLQPKD